AAATGTTTACATTTTGAGCATGACCGTATGTGTTTGATGATAAGTGATGCAGAATGGGAGCGAAGGAAGCAGATCAATGATCGAATTCAAGTTGTTCGACTCAAgaagaatagatttggatatgaCCTGAAAGGAAGAAaccaaataaatttagaaaataacaaatgaaataagaaaaataagaaGACTTAACAAAATACAAGATAAAATAAAGGATagatattcaaaataataactaaatactGAAAATATAGATTAAAGTAAAGTGGAAGATGGAACGATAAATAGATAGATATGGTGGATAGAAGGATAAATGTCCAATTGAACCCTTTTAGATATAAATGCCAACAAACTCAATTAATGACTCTAATCAACCCTCTAAGAAATAATCCTTGGCaaattgaagggtgaagaaaGAATTCCCATGACTCTTTAAAGAAAATCGAGAAGAAAACTACTTCTAAAAGTCATATGAAATAAATCTTGCATAAGAAACAAACTCCTAGggttgaaaactttattaatgaaaaACAATTGTTTACCTAGTAAATAATGAAGAAGGCTTTATATAGGCTAGTTAAGTACATCCAAATAAAACTCTAAAGTATActaaaactctaattaatctaaacaagtaattttaaacaaaactttctagttaacataaaactcctaaaaacttaaaataattaataattataaaaaattgtaataaaaataataaaataataagcgttgataaatacaatattggactcatatataataaaaatcaagctcaaaattcgaacccaatatgatttaaactcgagtTAAAAGCACGAAACTCGTAATTCCCATCATAATCTCGTCCAGAAATTCTGTTGGTCCAGTCTTCATTAAAAtgatcataacttgagctcccaaacttaaaattgagtgatttaaagTGTGTTTCGAAGCTAAAAGATAGATCTTTGAATTCCATGTAGACATCTCAACCCAGAAATGCCTAGATCCTATCCAGAAATTTGTCACAAATTTGTTGATTTCCCAAACTTGAAAATTGGTAGCTTTggtgaatggaatttaataaatttcacccataCGTGCATGTATAAATAAGTATGTCTGAACATCTAGTGAGTTAATGTTTACTTGCCAATAGGCCATGTTATACTTGTGATTGAGTTGTTTTTTACTTCCCAAGTAAATGAATGTGTTATGTGCCCGAGATCATATATTGATAGGTGCTTGATATGTCAAGGATGGTAGCTTGGCATTTAAACTAATGCCTAAATTGCATTGCTGATGAGTTTTGGTCACATAGACCATTTGATATTTGTATTGGCAGATTGGAGAAGAATGATACAAAACTTGGGAGAAACTGTCCTCAAGGTCGTGTCACTCTCCTATTGGTGTTGCGTCATTGATCTTTTATTTCCATAGTCATGATTCTCCCCTGTTGAGGCCGCGATATCGATTCCCCTTGTCTTCACGGTAGCAACATTTCTTTGCTAAAGTTGCGATGTCAACCTCCCGATTTCAAGGTCGCGACTCACCTCTGTTGAAGTCACAACGTCATGCTTCTGCCCTTAATGTCATGACATGCCTCCATAGTCGTGACATTAACTCTatattttaaataagtgttgCATAAGAGCTTCTGTAAGCTCATTTATAACTCAGATTCAAATATAAAATGTGTTTTATTAGGTATTGAAACTAAATTGTTTGTATGATTCGTTTGTTAAACATTGAAATAGAACTGTAGTTGCTTTAGTAATGAATGTGACATCTTATATTTTGAATCTAGCGATTGGGTCGGGTATGAGGTATTTCAACAATGGGTTTCATATGGTTTTTCATTAAATATTTTTGGGTGGAAATTGATAAAAGATTGTGCCATTTCACAAGTTTCGGTTAGCTTAGTAGGGGCTGGTGATCATGTGTATCCTAATTTTTTGTATCTAATGCAATGGTCAGCTGATAGCAATTTGCTAGAAATGATCATATGGATAAATTGAATCCATCAATAAGTGCAAATTTCTTGTTTTATCCTTGTAATGGCATATCATACTTTGTAATGAGTGTCTCACAACTTGTTTTCTAAAACGACCAATGTCCACCTAAAGTTCATGGTAATATAGTAGAAACATTATTTGCAATAACACGGATTGTCCCATCAACTTTAACCACTAAGCTCTTTAGTCCAAGGTTTGTGAGATCTAGTTCCTTCTTATCTCTTCTGAACCCGTATCATCATTTCAATTCTCTATTTGTGACTTTACCTGTAATTTTGCATATGTATGACAATTTTTTTGCAAGGATATTTGGCCATGTATTGGAAGATTCACATTCAAAATATGGCCTTGTACACACTCTCTCAGTTTGTTCTCATTAATGGATCCAAAAAGATCAACCATTGCTTCTCCCTTTGATGCATTCTTTCTGAAATCAACATATGTATGAGCCTCCAATCCCTGTAAATCCAGAGACCATCAATGCAATGCTCCCTAAACTTAGTGAgtgtttttttcccctttttttgttCATTATAATGCATGATTCATAAATCTGACATAATtcttatatacattttagaaaacCAGATACAGTTTCTTGCCTGCTTGTTAGTTCCAGCCTTAGCTTTCGAGTTTCACTTTCATGCTTACTGTCGTTTTTAGGTTCGTCGATTTCCCCCTTTCTAGTGTCAAGTTTTCCATCTTAATTTTGCAAGCTTATTTTTCTAATGGATTTGAAGTTTTTTCAAAACAAAAGATAAATAATTTTCAGGTTCATGTATCTTTAAATGCACATTTGTGATTCTTTATTCCATATTTAACCGATGACATATAAAGTAATATCTCCAAATTAGTATATAAAATCTTTTTAATAGCTGATTAAATCAAAAGCCAATGTTCTATAAGTGCAAAGCATGACGTATACAATTATATTTCtaagttaataaataaaatatttttaacatcTAAGCAGAGAGCATTTCTTGTAATTGCCTAGGATAACATCATTAACTTTATAAATGTATATATTGCACATTACTTCCGTTGTTCAATCTCAACTTCTTAGGGTTTCAATAGAAAATTAATTTATGTATGCATTAACTTAAATGAGATTTAAATATTGTTTACTTGTATTAGACTTTATGTTTAACGGTTTAAGTGTTAACAAACTTTGttgtataaataaaatttaaataaaaatttaagtttattgtttttttgaattattaataACGCTAAATCTAAGAAgtcttattttaataataaaaaatgaataagCGAAAATGCCAGTAAAAGTTTACATATATTACTGCTGTTTATTTACAAAACGGCGCCATCTTTGCCGATGCTATTTTTAACAGCATTTCTTGCGGCATTTTTAAACTTTGTTAAATGTATAACAAAACGTCGCTAGAAGTAAGTTCTGTTGTAGtgtttaaaaactataaaaatatattatttaacaaatttaaaaaataaaaatgtaaaatcaAGTGCAAAACAGCTTAGTCTTACCTCGGTTAGAATTGGTATTTTTATTAGTACAAAATGACGTGAATCTCTACACATTTTTCATTCcatttaaatgttaaaaaacAGTCATAGTCTATAGATAGCTTTAGATATTATGAAAAAGAGTAAACTATATTATTAACTACTAAATTATGGATAAATTTTCGttttaatcacttaattaaaaaaagatttcaatttagtcactgaactgtttgttttcatttaaatcatcgagttgttaaaattaatactatataACTTTCTCTGTTCGTACTGCCTGCACTAATCGAAAGCTATCTTTCTCTTtatctctttctctctttctctgtTCAGTTTTTTTTATTAAACAACTTTAGACGTCAGGAATTTACGAACTAAAATTCTATCAGCTTTTTTCTCTGATATTCGACACTGGCCATCAGATCAACTTGGATGTAAGATATGTTTTTTTATTCGTTGATGAGTATTGATTCACCGTACTTTTCATCGAATCATCACTTGAAACTCAATAGCtgaacatttaaaaaaaataacagtccgataaattaaataaaaacttttaaataataaaatgagttaaataaaaactttcgaataatttaattacttcattataatattttttaattaaataactaaaacttACACATAATTTAGTAATTccccgaaaaaaaaaaaaatcccttcCAAAGCACGTGATGAGAAATAGTCCATAGAAGCCCATCAGTAACCCGGAAGTGATCATTTCCAATTCCTACAGTTAATTTTTATTATGCTCAAAACCATCCTTCGCGCTTTGAGGGAAAACCCTAGAATTTTTCCCTTTTATCCATTGCAGCTCTAATTTCCCGATAAAAATCAAACTTCTCCAGAAGCAGTGGAGTTTTGGATGAATTGCAAAAGCCCTAATTAAATTTTATCGGAGAGTGGCAGTGAAATTACAATGGACGCGAAGGACATCCTTGGGCTGCCCAAAACTCCGTTGCCAATACCCCAGGAGAAGAAATCACGTCCCCAGAAAGATTCCCAGAGAAAGCCCGATGGCATTTCTCGCGAGGTAAAAAAATGGAAAATTGAATTTcttgtttttcaaaaaataaaaagctTGAACTGAGTGAAAGAGGACTTCTTCCTTGCTTTTTTTTTTGGGTGGAATTTGTAGGTTTATGCCCTTACAGGTGGGGTGGCTCCGCTTATGCCTTCCATTGATGTCTCTCAATTGAAACGACGCCCACCATCCGACGAGAAGGTTTTGCCAAGACTTCTTTTGTTTGTTAGAGTGCAATTTTTGGTTGCGTTTTGCTTTCGAAGAAAAATTGTAGATTTGGATGCAAATTCTATATGTATTTACATGTATCTTTGATGAATCAAGGATTAAAGTATTGAGTTTCATAGAAGTAATTTTGCATGTATTGAAACCCTTGGGAAGTGTCAACAAACAAGAAAGAGTAGTGTAAGCAACTGTCAAATGgagcataaaaaaaaaaagtactaaACAATTTTCACGTTAAATGATTTACATTGATATTTCTGGGTGGTAGATGCTATACTTTAAGGTGAGTTtcttaatgattttgaaattttcTTCAGATCACATGGCAGTGGCTTCCTTTCACAAGCTCTGCCCGAAAGGATGATTTGCAACTTTACCACTGGGTAAATATCATAAAACTCCCCCTTAACATTGTGGTTTATTTCGTTTAAACTCTTAGTCTTTCTTATATGATTCAGGTGAGGGTCGTAAATGGTGTTCCACCAACCGGTGATTATTCCTTTGCTAAGTACAACAAGGTAAGCACacattttgttttcatttttctgCTCTGTTCGTATTTACTGTCAAAATAGTTCATGCTGTATCTATTTTTCTTTATCCTTCAGTTTCTATGCATTTGTTTGTTCATGCAATTGAATGTGTCTGTTCATTTGTCTGGTGTGGTGCAGTCTGTTGATGTTATCAGATACACAGATGAGGAGTATGAGAAGTATTTAACTGATCCTGTATGTATCAACTTGAGGTTGCAGCTCTGGTTTTGATTTCTCTGCTAatgcttttttattttttgtctgattgaaaatttgaaatagtgAAAGTAGATAGTAGGATTAAGGCATGTATTTGTGCTTCCATTGATTCAATTTACCTGGTTGATTCTCTTTTGTTTTACCTTGATAATTAGAAATGGACCAAGGAAGAGACAGATCAATTGTTTGACTTGTGCGAACGGTTTGATCTCCGCTTCATCATTATAGCTGACAGGTTCCCAACACACCGGACTGTGGAGGAACTGAAGGATCGATATTATAGTGGTACTGTGACAAATTTCTAGACTATCTATTGCAATCATTCAAATCACTTTCTTGCTGTTCTGTTTACAGTTCAGAATTGCATATAACCTTTTTCATTTGAGCTTTGATATATGGTTCTCATGGTAATTATAGCACTATCTTTATGTAGTGTCTCGAGCCATTCTGGTTGCTAGGGCTCCATCTCCTGGAGAAGTTGCAGGGCATCCTCTTGTTAAGGTCTGGTATCAATTCAGCGGCAGCACCATATAAATGATTTACCTTTTTGTTGCAGTTTCTAGGAAGTAGGAACAATAGTAAGCTGTTATGATGTCTATAATATCACtctagaaaattatttaatatatattgttCTGGGTATAGGAACCCTACAATGTTACTCAAGAGACTGAACGCAAGCGCGCTTTATCAATGGTCCTTTCTCAAACAAAGCACCAAGAGCGGAAAGATGCCGAGGTGCATATTTTTTTCCTTTGGCCCTTATATTACTGCCATTTATTATGTGATCTTCAACATCATTTATTTGCATGTAggcttgttggttgaatatgtagAATTCTTCACTGGTCTATGGTTTTTTTGTCTCCAGGTTCTTGCTGAAGCAAAAAGAATAGCCGAGTCACGTATGGCGGCACGGGTATGTATCAGCTGGACAAGCTGCTATTGTGGCAGTTGCAATTTCTCTTTCTGGACTTTAAATATGATGTCTGTTAATGCCACTTGAATTTTCAATTAAAGTCTAAAGGCAAAAAGATTTTCAACTTGATTTGATAGtcacatgatattgtatgcttgaGTTGGAATTCAGTTAAAAATCATAGGGGTGTGTGTGTTTTCATGTATTTGCTTATCTGATTGCCACTGGATTTTCTACAATCTAGAATAATATAGCTATGTATATACTGTCCAGGCTGCCGAAGAACCTGATTTGCCTGTCCCCTCAGATGTTGGTCCTGAAAGTGCTGAGGGGGCTGTTGGTCCTGGAGATACTATATCTCCGGCCAATGTCCAAGCTCCTGCTGCAGCCATTGCACCTTCTACCTCAGTAATAGCTGATAATGCCTCAACTCTTGCTTCCTTGCGTATGGTATGTGCAGCATCTGTTCTTAAGTTTTCTCTTCTCTCATTCTCTTTCCATCAATGAATAAAACATAATTGGAAATGATTGCTTCTGTCATCAGTAAAATGTGTTTAATTCGACTTACTAAATGTGCACccttataatatttttatggtcGAATTAGTACCTAAGGCGAGTTACTTCTTGGAAGTTTGATGGAAGAAAATTTGTGTGTGTCTATGTTTTCTAAAGTTTGTTACTTGATATTTTTGCTCTGGTAAAAAAGTTCTTTGACTGTTTTAATATAATTTTCAGCTTCGGGTATATTTGAGAACTTATGCACTTGAGCAAATGGTCCAAGCTGCAAGCTCCTCTGCTGGACTTCGGACCATCAAGCGGGTTGAGCAAACCTTACAAGATCTTGGGGTTTGTCTATGCTCCCTGAAATTTTAATTATGCGCAGATAGATTCTTATATCACTTGTTGGTGGATGATGTTGAATTATATGCATGATGACCAGACCGGAAAACTCTTTCTAATGGTTACTTCATTTCTTAAACTTATTCTAATTCAGTTTTTTTGGTTGCAATTTCTACACATGAAGATTCCTCTCTCTGAGGGTTTCTCACTGGATTTCATTTTGTGAGCATATTCAATCTATATGATTTCTCAATTATAAGGTCTTTTATGTTTCTAGATGAAATTGGTCTTATTGGAGATGATGTAGAGGTTCAGTAAAATAGATTTTTTGTCATTGTTAGATAACCTGTTTTATTACTTTTAATAATTATTGCCGGTTTGTGCCAAAGTAAATCCTTTGCTCTGTATTTGTT
Above is a genomic segment from Gossypium arboreum isolate Shixiya-1 chromosome 8, ASM2569848v2, whole genome shotgun sequence containing:
- the LOC108460204 gene encoding SWR1-complex protein 4 isoform X2, which encodes MDAKDILGLPKTPLPIPQEKKSRPQKDSQRKPDGISREVYALTGGVAPLMPSIDVSQLKRRPPSDEKITWQWLPFTSSARKDDLQLYHWVRVVNGVPPTGDYSFAKYNKSVDVIRYTDEEYEKYLTDPKWTKEETDQLFDLCERFDLRFIIIADRFPTHRTVEELKDRYYSVSRAILVARAPSPGEVAGHPLVKEPYNVTQETERKRALSMVLSQTKHQERKDAEVLAEAKRIAESRMAARAAEEPDLPVPSDVGPESAEGAVGPGDTISPANVQAPAAAIAPSTSVIADNASTLASLRMLRVYLRTYALEQMVQAASSSAGLRTIKRVEQTLQDLGVNLKPKVPTKAVCAEHLELRKEILTLLNLQKQLQYKEAEGSSFRDGSYGDMPGTAKRPQRAADQDRTFVPDTISFGGDRVVKREQKRKGPGRTSETPSSPAGAHKRPRKMKASDL
- the LOC108460204 gene encoding SWR1-complex protein 4 isoform X1, which codes for MDAKDILGLPKTPLPIPQEKKSRPQKDSQRKPDGISREVYALTGGVAPLMPSIDVSQLKRRPPSDEKITWQWLPFTSSARKDDLQLYHWVRVVNGVPPTGDYSFAKYNKSVDVIRYTDEEYEKYLTDPKWTKEETDQLFDLCERFDLRFIIIADRFPTHRTVEELKDRYYSVSRAILVARAPSPGEVAGHPLVKEPYNVTQETERKRALSMVLSQTKHQERKDAEVLAEAKRIAESRMAARAAEEPDLPVPSDVGPESAEGAVGPGDTISPANVQAPAAAIAPSTSVIADNASTLASLRMLRVYLRTYALEQMVQAASSSAGLRTIKRVEQTLQDLGVNLKPKVPTKAVCAEHLELRKEILTLLNLQKQLQYKEAEGSSFRDGSYGDMPGTAKRPQRAADQDRTFVPDTISFGVIPGDRVVKREQKRKGPGRTSETPSSPAGAHKRPRKMKASDL